In a single window of the Acipenser ruthenus chromosome 20, fAciRut3.2 maternal haplotype, whole genome shotgun sequence genome:
- the LOC117425173 gene encoding uncharacterized protein LOC117425173 isoform X1 gives MEPNEQNRLHPASNERADEVTQSPIGQGVTSGVRSTDKEEEPGDLNPAFKETTPSSALSSGLQESADTTWAESTSPGDLKRDMEDTERRYTEISGEIGDLLKTSGREESFSYLVINQSCAISDKENDPGDKKEQSRSSVNSEKDPTEKELSLCSLDGQGSNMSLRVYQTDESISGVQKQHTMRNSTETDLSLQISPGIKDSISSTADENKECSFLRILAENETLSVNERPHLISHGNPPAEPKSSQVIEEESRMHLDPKTGEPCLKQINNTEIPEIGKTDEQNEARRNQSDSLLTVEGSDETATEWRGKSLSEDDSGRLKDVSLQNYHERESTLTSSLESGEGGKPCSSADQVSDTDPDGARHSKPDSDLETSLAVEEDGLSDKHTTEPNCHKEQLQCSLEDEEDFQSFDFPSVAVCAGEVSPQSQTGEEVLFSIATSPESKDTVSMRSPHKKQGRRSVDQERREKQSTETVCDELDSECKDQEPASDTSIETANLRTDSKEESGRMMYSKDDAESTGSMYAPQQEVNGQEFDSACGPLSSPCSGHCEQKSFQSKSSLPCSNEDELLIKAKPGQSVSSRRTRDTYRDTKNADVGTSEICATGQLEKDDRGFSEEKLSIKQDGLLSKITGDEFVRTSEDPYTEVCQSEMSATKSAASEDRSSEGEDNTDSLNRCDSKDTLLRKRECFSASNTKLKEKGRKRSSLIEDSFFFGEDGCQIRQQFGQTPEGHSPSNSSVFTDEDLSFTDGQLRHFFAEQGNLLSQEEGHTKRELDMDKSSDEVALKKDSGIYSYSRDYDHNTPRDISEHLNFSFPFKDQKRSREEIPLGKSRSLPDLKGSNDERDLIAPFSSQSLNSAKETEMRKEESKIDEKDVQNDSRLSSSTKDAHSGPQAAESLTGVAEANTGIAVKIRRPKVQVYYVIGQRMPDSQPQEETQKVTAASSVDKEELQDRQKSLDASEYETAKTNVYCGIGQQKLVSETETEKATPTEDKEEMDKRLEEIHSERDASQSSNTNPEHSGGQKDACPLSSQSGLQRQNAIEENIIPEWQSTSDPRNYGTVTDIGMEDLTEIPTEISELNTSKPEAVFDLEPEVTQQGKHHSGATEGLWEAGEPSKMQRGSIASPSQEDSSELRCANGGIGQTIQRNGNNGFPSQNDGSDSANKGHSDGGELSYRVLKDGKTAIGPADKGLWDAGGLSHKDQDKHGEGAPQTPHSPTTPQQGSGSPRTLLSKAISWAGKTSTPSPTNEGSKLGLRQEEAESFKELGTKARAKRRGIRRVDKSRSSIPEDDESYVGKSSAKFIKSINVEDVMKLRDYSVQAYSQLYQEYSAVALDREILRHARSDTLTEDSSPPVLRKQSQTLPLPPSTTQRFSLSLNSTHLLWQELPGVRESRVLQQLSDKSRKLQEVKFELVTSEASYLRSLDIAVDHFQKSRQLGALLSLQEKTWLFSRLAEVREVSRSFLADLEERVESEILLFDVCDIVLKHCTSFQRVYVPYLTNQSYQEKIFQRLMETNHQFQQIVEKLEKNTVCQRLPLRSFLVLPFQRITRLKLLVQNILKNTTPGSEEEDQSTRALRALDKLIQESNNSIRQMKSIEELVSLSGKVEFECRIFPLVSQSRRLVKEGELSQLLELPGKISERQIYLHLFNDYLLLSHPKEGSRFTVFDHTSVSRVRVENCQIKLYSLQKNLFRLHLLENSEGATTSFMLRSQTQSEKLRWLSALSPTPKIDFSACQDLPQMLCLRSYVPHQPDELNLEKADVIVVHQQTSDGWVEGTRLADSERGWFPHSHVELISSQRARLRNLWERQRIACATCKQPQSTA, from the exons ATGGAGCCTAACGAACAGAACAGGCTCCATCCAGCCAGTAACGAGAGGGCAGATGAAGTCACGCAAAGTCCTATTGGTCAAGGGGTGACTTCAGGGGTCAGATCAACAGACAAGGAGGAGGAGCCAGGAGATCTAAACCCTGCCTTCAAAGAAACCACACCATCCTCAGCTTTGAGTTCGGGACTTCAAGAAAGTGCAGACACAACCTGGGCAGAATCTACTTCACCAGGCGATTTAAAAAGAGACATGGAGGATACAGAAAGGAGGTATACAGAGATATCAGGAGAAATCGGAGATCTCTTAAAAACATCAGGGAGAGAAGAGAGCTTCAGTTATTTAGTTATAAATCAGTCCTGTGCAATATCGGACAAGGAAAATGATCCCGGGgacaaaaaagaacaaagcaGGTCTTCAGTAAATTCTGAAAAAGACCCCACAGAGAAAGAATTGAGCTTGTGTTCACTTGATGGACAAGGTAGTAACATGAGTCTAAGGGTTTATCAAACAGATGAAAGTATTTCCGGAGttcaaaaacaacacacaatgcGTAACAGTACAGAGACTGATTTGAGTTTGCAGATCAGTCCCGGAATCAAAGACAGTATTTCTTCTACTGCTGATGAAAATAAAGAATGTTCTTTTTTAAGGATTCTTGCAGAAAATGAAACCCTGTCTGTTAATGAAAGACCACATCTAATTTCTCATGGAAATCCACCGGCAGAACCAAAGTCTTCTCAGGTTATAGAGGAGGAAAGCAGAATGCACCTGGATCCAAAAACTGGAGAACCCTGTTTGAAACAAATCAACAATACCGAAATTCCTGAAATTGGAAAGACAGATGAGCAAAATGAAGCCAGAAGAAATCAATCTGATTCCTTACTGACTGTAGAAGGATCAGATGAAACTGCGACAGAATGGAGGGGGAAGTCATTGTCTGAAGACGACAGTGGAAGATTGAAGGATGTCAGTTTGCAAAACTATCATGAAAGAGAATCAACTCTTACAAGTTCCCTAGAAAGTGGAGAGGGAGGAAAACCGTGTTCTTCTGCAGACCAAGTGAGTGACACTGATCCTGATGGAGCTAGACATTCAAAACCAGACAGCGATTTGGAGACCAGCCTCGCTGTAGAGGAGGATGGTTTATCTGATAAACACACAACAGAACCAAACTGTCACAAAGAACAACTGCAATGCAGCTTAGAGGACGAGGAAGACTTTCAAAGTTTTGATTTCCCTTCTGTGGCAGTATGTGCCGGAGAGGTCTCCCCACAGTCACAAACAGGAGAGGAGGTGCTTTTTTCTATTGCAACATCTCCAGAATCAAAAGACACAGTATCAATGAGGAGTCCCCACAAAAAGCAGGGCAGAAGATCAGTTGACCAGGAGAGGAGGGAGAAACAATCTACAGAGACAGTGTGTGACGAACTGGACAGCGAATGCAAGGATCAAGAACCAGCTTCTGATACATCTATAGAAACAGCAAATTTAAGGACAGACTCTAAAGAAGAAAGTGGAAGGATGATGTATTCCAAAGATGATGCAGAAAGCACTGGATCCATGTATGCCCCTCAACAGGAAGTCAATGGCCAGGAGTTTGACTCTGCTTGTGGTCCTCTGTCTTCTCCCTGCAGTGGACATTGTGAACAGAAGTCTTTCCAGAGTAAGTCATCTTTACCTTGTTCAAACGAGGATGAGCTTTTAATAAAAGCCAAGCCTGGACAATCAGTCTCATCAAGAAGAACACGAGACACATACAGGGACACAAAAAATGCAGATGTTGGTACAAGTGAGATTTGTGCTACTGGGCAACTAGAAAAGGATGACAGGGGCTTTAGTGAGGAGAAGCTTTCAATAAAGCAAGACGGTCTACTATCTAAAATAACAGGAGATGAATTTGTAAGAACAAGTGAAGATCCTTATACAGAGGTTTGTCAAAGTGAAATGTCTGCTACCAAATCAGCAGCAAGTGAGGATAGGAGCTCTGAGGGAGAAGACAACACTGATTCTCTTAATAGGTGTGACAGTAAGGACACTTTGCTCAGAAAAAGAGAATGCTTTTCTGCATCCAACACAAAATTGAAGGAGAAGGGGAGAAAAAGATCTTCGTTAATCGAAGATTCTTTTTTCTTTGGAGAAGATGGATGTCAGATTAGACAGCAGTTTGGACAAACTCCTGAAGGCCACAGTCCAAGCAactcttctgtctttacagatgAAGACCTGTCCTTTACAGATGGACAATTAAGGCATTTTTTTGCTGAGCAGGGAAATCTACTGTCTCAAGAGGAGGGGCACACTAAAAGGGAACTAGACATGGACAAGTCGTCCGATGAGGTAGCTCTCAAAAAAGATTCAGGCATCTATAGCTACTCCAGAGACTACGATCATAACACTCCCAGAGACATTTCAGAGCACTTGAATTTCTCTTTCCCTTTCAAAGATCAAAAGAGATCCCGCGAAGAAATTCCATTGGGAAAATCTAGGAGCCTCCCCGATTTAAAAGGCTCCAACGACGAACGTGATTTGATCGCTCCATTTAGTTCCCAATCCTTAAACAGTGCCAAAGAAACTGAGATGAGGAAGGAAGAATCCAAAATAGATGAAAAAGACGTACAAAATGATTCAAGACTTTCAAGCAGCACCAAAGATGCCCATAGTGGCCCCCAAGCTGCTGAATCGCTGACAGGCGTGGCTGAGGCCAATACAggcattgcagttaaaataagaAGACCCAAAGTCCAGGTTTACTATGTGATCGGTCAAAGGATGCCTGACTCACAGCCTCAGGAGGAAACACAGAAAGTGACAGCGGCATCTAGTGTTGACAAAGAGGAATTGCAGGACAGGCAGAAGTCTCTAGACGCGAGTGAGTATGAGACAGCCAAAACAAATGTCTACTGTGGGATTGGACAGCAAAAGCTGGTAtctgagacagagacagaaaaagCGACCCCTACTGAGGACAAAGAGGAAATGGATAAGAGGCTGGAGGAGATACACAGTGAGA GAGATGCCAGTCAGTCATCGAATACCAACCCAGAGCATTCGGGTGGCCAGAAAGATGCCTGTCCCCTTTCCTCGCAATCAGGACTACAGAGGCAGAATGCAATAGAGGAGAATATAATCCCAGAGTGGCAGTCCACCTCAGACCCCAGGAATTATGGGACTGTGACAGACATAGGAATGGAGGATTTGACTGAAATTCCTACAGAGATTTCTGAGCTCAACACTTCAAAACCAGAGGCAGTTTTTGACCTTGAAcctgaagtcacccaacagggcAAACATCACAGTGGTGCTACTGAGGGATTGTGGGAAGCTGGAGAACCTAGCAAAATGCAAAGGGGGAGTATTGCAAGTCCTTCTCAAGAGGACTCAAGTGAGCTAAGGTGTGCCAATGGTGGAATAGGTCAGACAATTCAGAGAAATGGCAACAATGGATTTCCTTCCCAAAATGACGGTTCTGACTCTGCTAACAAGGGACACAGTGACGGTGGTGAGTTAAGCTATAGAGTTCTTAAAGATGGGAAGACTGCCATTGGTCCTGCTGACAAGGGATTGTGGGATGCTGGTGGACTTAGCCATAAAGATCAAG ACAAACATGGTGAAGGGGCTCCCCAAACCCCTCACAGCCCCACAACCCCTCAGCAAGGATCAGGTTCCCCCAGAACACTCCTGAGCAAAGCCATCAGCTGGGCGGGCAAAACCAGTACTCCCAGTCCCACGAACGAGGGATCCAAACTGGGACTGAGGCAAGAAGAGGCAGAGAGCTTTAAAGAACTGGGAACCAAGGCCAGGGCCAAGAGGAGAGGAATCAGGAGGGTTGATAAATCAAGATCCAGCATACCag AGGACGATGAAAGCTATGTGGGAAAGAGTTCGGCTAAATTTATTAA gAGCATTAATGTAGAAGACGTGATGAAGCTAAGGGACTACAGTGTTCAAGCTT actcTCAGCTCTACCAGGAGTACAGTGCAGTCGCTCTGGACAGAGAGATCCTTCGACATGCTCGCTCAGACACTCTCACCGAGGACAGCAGCCCCCCTGTCCTCCGAAAACAGTCCCAGACCCTCCCTCTGCCCCCCTCCACAACCCAGCGCTTCTCCCTCTCCCTGAACTCCACTCACTTGCTGTGGCAGGAGCTGCCGGGGGTGAGGGAGAGCAGAGTGCTGCAGCAACTCAGTGACAAGAGCAGGAAGCTGCAGGAG GTGAAGTTTGAGCTGGTCACCTCGGAGGCCTCGTACCTGCGCAGTCTGGACATTGCTGTTGATCACTTCCAGAAGTCCCGCCAGCTGGGGGCGCTGCTGAGCTTACAGGAGAAGACTTGGCTCTTCTCAAGGCTTGCTGAGGTCAGGGAGGTCAGCCGCAG TTTCCTTGCTGATCtggaggagagagtggagagtGAGATCCTGCTGTTCGATGTCTGTGACATTGTGCTGAAGCACTGCACCAGTTTCCAGCGCGTATACGTTCCCTACCTGACTAACCAGTCCTATCAAGAGAAGATATTCCAGAGACTCAT GGAAACAAATCATCAGTTTCAGCAAATCGTAGAGAAGCTGGAAAAGAACACGGTGTGTCAGAGACTTCCTCTGAGGTCATTTCTGGTCCTGCCATTCCAGAGGATCACCCGACTCAAACTGCTGGTGCAG aacaTTCTGAAGAACACCACTCCTGGCTCTGAAGAGGAAGACCAGTCGACGAGAGCTTTGAGAGCGTTGGACAAG CTGATCCAGGAGAGCAACAACAGCATCAGGCAGATGAAGAGTATTGAGGAGCTGGTCTCTCTCAGTGGAAAAGTGGAGTTTGAGTGTCGG atcTTCCCGCTGGTCTCTCAGTCTCGGCGTCTCGTGAAGGAAGGAGAGCTCTCTCAACTGCTGGAGCTGCCAGGGAAGATCAGTGAACGACAAATCTACCTGCATCTCTTCAACGACTACCTGCTGCTGTCTCACCCCAAAGA GGGCAGTCGGTTCACAGTGTTTGATCACACCTCTGTGTCCCGTGTGCGTGTTGAGAACTGTCAGATCAAGCTGTACTCTCTTCAAAAGAATCTCTTCAGACTGCACCTGCTAGAGAACAGTGAGGGGGCCACTACTTCATTCATGCTGCGCAGCCAAACACA GAGTGAAAAACTGCGATGGCTTTCTGCACTCTCACCCACTCCTAAGATCGACTTTTCAGCTTGTCAAG ACCTGCCACAGATGCTGTGCCTGCGTTCCTATGTGCCACACCAACCAGACGAGCTGAACCTGGAGAAGGCAGACGTGATTGTGGTGCACCAGCAAACCAGTGACG GCTGGGTTGAAGGCACCAGGCTGGCTGACTCTGAGCGAGGCTGGTTCCCCCATTCTCACGTGGAGCTGATATCCAGCCAGCGTGCTCGACTGAGGAACCTCTGGGAAAGACAGAGGATAGCATGCGCCACCTGCAAGCAACCCCAAAGCACAGCCTGA
- the LOC117425173 gene encoding uncharacterized protein LOC117425173 isoform X3 has translation MEPNEQNRLHPASNERADEVTQSPIGQGVTSGVRSTDKEEEPGDLNPAFKETTPSSALSSGLQESADTTWAESTSPGDLKRDMEDTERRYTEISGEIGDLLKTSGREESFSYLVINQSCAISDKENDPGDKKEQSRSSVNSEKDPTEKELSLCSLDGQGSNMSLRVYQTDESISGVQKQHTMRNSTETDLSLQISPGIKDSISSTADENKECSFLRILAENETLSVNERPHLISHGNPPAEPKSSQVIEEESRMHLDPKTGEPCLKQINNTEIPEIGKTDEQNEARRNQSDSLLTVEGSDETATEWRGKSLSEDDSGRLKDVSLQNYHERESTLTSSLESGEGGKPCSSADQVSDTDPDGARHSKPDSDLETSLAVEEDGLSDKHTTEPNCHKEQLQCSLEDEEDFQSFDFPSVAVCAGEVSPQSQTGEEVLFSIATSPESKDTVSMRSPHKKQGRRSVDQERREKQSTETVCDELDSECKDQEPASDTSIETANLRTDSKEESGRMMYSKDDAESTGSMYAPQQEVNGQEFDSACGPLSSPCSGHCEQKSFQSKSSLPCSNEDELLIKAKPGQSVSSRRTRDTYRDTKNADVGTSEICATGQLEKDDRGFSEEKLSIKQDGLLSKITGDEFVRTSEDPYTEVCQSEMSATKSAASEDRSSEGEDNTDSLNRCDSKDTLLRKRECFSASNTKLKEKGRKRSSLIEDSFFFGEDGCQIRQQFGQTPEGHSPSNSSVFTDEDLSFTDGQLRHFFAEQGNLLSQEEGHTKRELDMDKSSDEVALKKDSGIYSYSRDYDHNTPRDISEHLNFSFPFKDQKRSREEIPLGKSRSLPDLKGSNDERDLIAPFSSQSLNSAKETEMRKEESKIDEKDVQNDSRLSSSTKDAHSGPQAAESLTGVAEANTGIAVKIRRPKVQVYYVIGQRMPDSQPQEETQKVTAASSVDKEELQDRQKSLDASEYETAKTNVYCGIGQQKLVSETETEKATPTEDKEEMDKRLEEIHSERDASQSSNTNPEHSGGQKDACPLSSQSGLQRQNAIEENIIPEWQSTSDPRNYGTVTDIGMEDLTEIPTEISELNTSKPEAVFDLEPEVTQQGKHHSGATEGLWEAGEPSKMQRGSIASPSQEDSSELRCANGGIGQTIQRNGNNGFPSQNDGSDSANKGHSDGGELSYRVLKDGKTAIGPADKGLWDAGGLSHKDQDKHGEGAPQTPHSPTTPQQGSGSPRTLLSKAISWAGKTSTPSPTNEGSKLGLRQEEAESFKELGTKARAKRRGIRRVDKSRSSIPEDDESYVGKSSAKFIKSINVEDVMKLRDYSVQAYSQLYQEYSAVALDREILRHARSDTLTEDSSPPVLRKQSQTLPLPPSTTQRFSLSLNSTHLLWQELPGVRESRVLQQLSDKSRKLQEVKFELVTSEASYLRSLDIAVDHFQKSRQLGALLSLQEKTWLFSRLAEVREVSRSFLADLEERVESEILLFDVCDIVLKHCTSFQRVYVPYLTNQSYQEKIFQRLMETNHQFQQIVEKLEKNTVCQRLPLRSFLVLPFQRITRLKLLVQNILKNTTPGSEEEDQSTRALRALDKLIQESNNSIRQMKSIEELVSLSGKVEFECRIFPLVSQSRRLVKEGELSQLLELPGKISERQIYLHLFNDYLLLSHPKESEKLRWLSALSPTPKIDFSACQDLPQMLCLRSYVPHQPDELNLEKADVIVVHQQTSDGWVEGTRLADSERGWFPHSHVELISSQRARLRNLWERQRIACATCKQPQSTA, from the exons ATGGAGCCTAACGAACAGAACAGGCTCCATCCAGCCAGTAACGAGAGGGCAGATGAAGTCACGCAAAGTCCTATTGGTCAAGGGGTGACTTCAGGGGTCAGATCAACAGACAAGGAGGAGGAGCCAGGAGATCTAAACCCTGCCTTCAAAGAAACCACACCATCCTCAGCTTTGAGTTCGGGACTTCAAGAAAGTGCAGACACAACCTGGGCAGAATCTACTTCACCAGGCGATTTAAAAAGAGACATGGAGGATACAGAAAGGAGGTATACAGAGATATCAGGAGAAATCGGAGATCTCTTAAAAACATCAGGGAGAGAAGAGAGCTTCAGTTATTTAGTTATAAATCAGTCCTGTGCAATATCGGACAAGGAAAATGATCCCGGGgacaaaaaagaacaaagcaGGTCTTCAGTAAATTCTGAAAAAGACCCCACAGAGAAAGAATTGAGCTTGTGTTCACTTGATGGACAAGGTAGTAACATGAGTCTAAGGGTTTATCAAACAGATGAAAGTATTTCCGGAGttcaaaaacaacacacaatgcGTAACAGTACAGAGACTGATTTGAGTTTGCAGATCAGTCCCGGAATCAAAGACAGTATTTCTTCTACTGCTGATGAAAATAAAGAATGTTCTTTTTTAAGGATTCTTGCAGAAAATGAAACCCTGTCTGTTAATGAAAGACCACATCTAATTTCTCATGGAAATCCACCGGCAGAACCAAAGTCTTCTCAGGTTATAGAGGAGGAAAGCAGAATGCACCTGGATCCAAAAACTGGAGAACCCTGTTTGAAACAAATCAACAATACCGAAATTCCTGAAATTGGAAAGACAGATGAGCAAAATGAAGCCAGAAGAAATCAATCTGATTCCTTACTGACTGTAGAAGGATCAGATGAAACTGCGACAGAATGGAGGGGGAAGTCATTGTCTGAAGACGACAGTGGAAGATTGAAGGATGTCAGTTTGCAAAACTATCATGAAAGAGAATCAACTCTTACAAGTTCCCTAGAAAGTGGAGAGGGAGGAAAACCGTGTTCTTCTGCAGACCAAGTGAGTGACACTGATCCTGATGGAGCTAGACATTCAAAACCAGACAGCGATTTGGAGACCAGCCTCGCTGTAGAGGAGGATGGTTTATCTGATAAACACACAACAGAACCAAACTGTCACAAAGAACAACTGCAATGCAGCTTAGAGGACGAGGAAGACTTTCAAAGTTTTGATTTCCCTTCTGTGGCAGTATGTGCCGGAGAGGTCTCCCCACAGTCACAAACAGGAGAGGAGGTGCTTTTTTCTATTGCAACATCTCCAGAATCAAAAGACACAGTATCAATGAGGAGTCCCCACAAAAAGCAGGGCAGAAGATCAGTTGACCAGGAGAGGAGGGAGAAACAATCTACAGAGACAGTGTGTGACGAACTGGACAGCGAATGCAAGGATCAAGAACCAGCTTCTGATACATCTATAGAAACAGCAAATTTAAGGACAGACTCTAAAGAAGAAAGTGGAAGGATGATGTATTCCAAAGATGATGCAGAAAGCACTGGATCCATGTATGCCCCTCAACAGGAAGTCAATGGCCAGGAGTTTGACTCTGCTTGTGGTCCTCTGTCTTCTCCCTGCAGTGGACATTGTGAACAGAAGTCTTTCCAGAGTAAGTCATCTTTACCTTGTTCAAACGAGGATGAGCTTTTAATAAAAGCCAAGCCTGGACAATCAGTCTCATCAAGAAGAACACGAGACACATACAGGGACACAAAAAATGCAGATGTTGGTACAAGTGAGATTTGTGCTACTGGGCAACTAGAAAAGGATGACAGGGGCTTTAGTGAGGAGAAGCTTTCAATAAAGCAAGACGGTCTACTATCTAAAATAACAGGAGATGAATTTGTAAGAACAAGTGAAGATCCTTATACAGAGGTTTGTCAAAGTGAAATGTCTGCTACCAAATCAGCAGCAAGTGAGGATAGGAGCTCTGAGGGAGAAGACAACACTGATTCTCTTAATAGGTGTGACAGTAAGGACACTTTGCTCAGAAAAAGAGAATGCTTTTCTGCATCCAACACAAAATTGAAGGAGAAGGGGAGAAAAAGATCTTCGTTAATCGAAGATTCTTTTTTCTTTGGAGAAGATGGATGTCAGATTAGACAGCAGTTTGGACAAACTCCTGAAGGCCACAGTCCAAGCAactcttctgtctttacagatgAAGACCTGTCCTTTACAGATGGACAATTAAGGCATTTTTTTGCTGAGCAGGGAAATCTACTGTCTCAAGAGGAGGGGCACACTAAAAGGGAACTAGACATGGACAAGTCGTCCGATGAGGTAGCTCTCAAAAAAGATTCAGGCATCTATAGCTACTCCAGAGACTACGATCATAACACTCCCAGAGACATTTCAGAGCACTTGAATTTCTCTTTCCCTTTCAAAGATCAAAAGAGATCCCGCGAAGAAATTCCATTGGGAAAATCTAGGAGCCTCCCCGATTTAAAAGGCTCCAACGACGAACGTGATTTGATCGCTCCATTTAGTTCCCAATCCTTAAACAGTGCCAAAGAAACTGAGATGAGGAAGGAAGAATCCAAAATAGATGAAAAAGACGTACAAAATGATTCAAGACTTTCAAGCAGCACCAAAGATGCCCATAGTGGCCCCCAAGCTGCTGAATCGCTGACAGGCGTGGCTGAGGCCAATACAggcattgcagttaaaataagaAGACCCAAAGTCCAGGTTTACTATGTGATCGGTCAAAGGATGCCTGACTCACAGCCTCAGGAGGAAACACAGAAAGTGACAGCGGCATCTAGTGTTGACAAAGAGGAATTGCAGGACAGGCAGAAGTCTCTAGACGCGAGTGAGTATGAGACAGCCAAAACAAATGTCTACTGTGGGATTGGACAGCAAAAGCTGGTAtctgagacagagacagaaaaagCGACCCCTACTGAGGACAAAGAGGAAATGGATAAGAGGCTGGAGGAGATACACAGTGAGA GAGATGCCAGTCAGTCATCGAATACCAACCCAGAGCATTCGGGTGGCCAGAAAGATGCCTGTCCCCTTTCCTCGCAATCAGGACTACAGAGGCAGAATGCAATAGAGGAGAATATAATCCCAGAGTGGCAGTCCACCTCAGACCCCAGGAATTATGGGACTGTGACAGACATAGGAATGGAGGATTTGACTGAAATTCCTACAGAGATTTCTGAGCTCAACACTTCAAAACCAGAGGCAGTTTTTGACCTTGAAcctgaagtcacccaacagggcAAACATCACAGTGGTGCTACTGAGGGATTGTGGGAAGCTGGAGAACCTAGCAAAATGCAAAGGGGGAGTATTGCAAGTCCTTCTCAAGAGGACTCAAGTGAGCTAAGGTGTGCCAATGGTGGAATAGGTCAGACAATTCAGAGAAATGGCAACAATGGATTTCCTTCCCAAAATGACGGTTCTGACTCTGCTAACAAGGGACACAGTGACGGTGGTGAGTTAAGCTATAGAGTTCTTAAAGATGGGAAGACTGCCATTGGTCCTGCTGACAAGGGATTGTGGGATGCTGGTGGACTTAGCCATAAAGATCAAG ACAAACATGGTGAAGGGGCTCCCCAAACCCCTCACAGCCCCACAACCCCTCAGCAAGGATCAGGTTCCCCCAGAACACTCCTGAGCAAAGCCATCAGCTGGGCGGGCAAAACCAGTACTCCCAGTCCCACGAACGAGGGATCCAAACTGGGACTGAGGCAAGAAGAGGCAGAGAGCTTTAAAGAACTGGGAACCAAGGCCAGGGCCAAGAGGAGAGGAATCAGGAGGGTTGATAAATCAAGATCCAGCATACCag AGGACGATGAAAGCTATGTGGGAAAGAGTTCGGCTAAATTTATTAA gAGCATTAATGTAGAAGACGTGATGAAGCTAAGGGACTACAGTGTTCAAGCTT actcTCAGCTCTACCAGGAGTACAGTGCAGTCGCTCTGGACAGAGAGATCCTTCGACATGCTCGCTCAGACACTCTCACCGAGGACAGCAGCCCCCCTGTCCTCCGAAAACAGTCCCAGACCCTCCCTCTGCCCCCCTCCACAACCCAGCGCTTCTCCCTCTCCCTGAACTCCACTCACTTGCTGTGGCAGGAGCTGCCGGGGGTGAGGGAGAGCAGAGTGCTGCAGCAACTCAGTGACAAGAGCAGGAAGCTGCAGGAG GTGAAGTTTGAGCTGGTCACCTCGGAGGCCTCGTACCTGCGCAGTCTGGACATTGCTGTTGATCACTTCCAGAAGTCCCGCCAGCTGGGGGCGCTGCTGAGCTTACAGGAGAAGACTTGGCTCTTCTCAAGGCTTGCTGAGGTCAGGGAGGTCAGCCGCAG TTTCCTTGCTGATCtggaggagagagtggagagtGAGATCCTGCTGTTCGATGTCTGTGACATTGTGCTGAAGCACTGCACCAGTTTCCAGCGCGTATACGTTCCCTACCTGACTAACCAGTCCTATCAAGAGAAGATATTCCAGAGACTCAT GGAAACAAATCATCAGTTTCAGCAAATCGTAGAGAAGCTGGAAAAGAACACGGTGTGTCAGAGACTTCCTCTGAGGTCATTTCTGGTCCTGCCATTCCAGAGGATCACCCGACTCAAACTGCTGGTGCAG aacaTTCTGAAGAACACCACTCCTGGCTCTGAAGAGGAAGACCAGTCGACGAGAGCTTTGAGAGCGTTGGACAAG CTGATCCAGGAGAGCAACAACAGCATCAGGCAGATGAAGAGTATTGAGGAGCTGGTCTCTCTCAGTGGAAAAGTGGAGTTTGAGTGTCGG atcTTCCCGCTGGTCTCTCAGTCTCGGCGTCTCGTGAAGGAAGGAGAGCTCTCTCAACTGCTGGAGCTGCCAGGGAAGATCAGTGAACGACAAATCTACCTGCATCTCTTCAACGACTACCTGCTGCTGTCTCACCCCAAAGA GAGTGAAAAACTGCGATGGCTTTCTGCACTCTCACCCACTCCTAAGATCGACTTTTCAGCTTGTCAAG ACCTGCCACAGATGCTGTGCCTGCGTTCCTATGTGCCACACCAACCAGACGAGCTGAACCTGGAGAAGGCAGACGTGATTGTGGTGCACCAGCAAACCAGTGACG GCTGGGTTGAAGGCACCAGGCTGGCTGACTCTGAGCGAGGCTGGTTCCCCCATTCTCACGTGGAGCTGATATCCAGCCAGCGTGCTCGACTGAGGAACCTCTGGGAAAGACAGAGGATAGCATGCGCCACCTGCAAGCAACCCCAAAGCACAGCCTGA